In one window of Paucibacter aquatile DNA:
- a CDS encoding XrtA/PEP-CTERM system exopolysaccharide export protein, which produces MNKILASTLRRVGLVFGVAASLLFSGCASVDGKFPPAPASATSGDYSYIIGAGDSLNIMVWRNPELSMVVPVRPDGKIAAPLIDEMVVQGKNSVAVAREIEAQLGKYVRDPVVTVIVTSFVGPYSEQIRVIGEAARPQALPFKQKMTVLDVMIAVGGLTDFAAGNEATILRSADGAGKQYSVRLKDLIKRGDVSANVEMRPGDVLIIPQSLF; this is translated from the coding sequence CGGTGTTGCGGCATCGTTGCTGTTCTCCGGCTGCGCCAGCGTGGATGGCAAATTCCCGCCGGCACCCGCGAGTGCCACCAGCGGTGATTACAGTTACATCATCGGTGCAGGCGACTCCCTCAACATCATGGTCTGGCGCAATCCCGAGTTGTCGATGGTGGTTCCTGTCCGTCCCGACGGCAAGATTGCTGCGCCCTTGATCGACGAAATGGTGGTTCAGGGCAAGAACTCGGTCGCGGTTGCTCGTGAAATTGAAGCGCAGTTGGGCAAGTATGTGCGTGATCCGGTGGTCACGGTGATCGTGACCAGCTTCGTGGGCCCGTACAGCGAACAGATCCGCGTGATCGGTGAGGCTGCCCGTCCCCAGGCCTTGCCTTTCAAGCAAAAAATGACGGTGCTTGATGTGATGATCGCGGTCGGTGGACTGACGGACTTTGCAGCCGGCAACGAAGCCACCATTCTTCGGTCGGCCGACGGCGCTGGCAAACAATATTCCGTTCGCCTCAAGGACCTGATCAAACGCGGCGATGTCTCCGCCAATGTCGAAATGCGTCCGGGTGATGTGCTGATCATTCCGCAGAGCTTGTTCTGA
- a CDS encoding XrtA system polysaccharide chain length determinant, with translation MDLLIAQLQAIARRVWKYRWTGVATSWIVGVICAVVVWILPDRYEANARIFVDTQSILKPLMSGLAVQPNIEQQVTMLSRTLISRPNVEKLVRMADLDLKNQSKAQQEATIEKVTKSLSIQSTARDNLYTLAYRDNDPETAKRVVQSLVSIFVESSLGASRKDAATATSFINEQIKSYEAKLEEAESRLKEFRLRNIQNMSGDGKDAASRLGELSAQLERARLEYREAVNARDAAKAQLTQERSGNTSSPVKALLQEGDAVVATPEIDSRIDAQRRNLDALLQRYTDQHPDVIGARKLIKDLESQKAKEVAELRKAAAAAAAAPAPLGGNSGSLAYQEMNRLLATSEVQVAALKARVDEYSSRYAQALSAVKTAPQLESEAAQLNRDYAIHKKNYEDLVARRESASITGELDVASGVADFRLIDPPRANPKPVAPNRLLLLVGALLVSLVAGVLAAFAVSQLRPVFHDTLEMRARLDVPILGVVTRLVSEADKRNQRSDLIRFGAATGGLVGMYVLGLTALAIMLSRQVV, from the coding sequence ATGGACTTACTCATTGCGCAGCTGCAGGCGATCGCCCGGCGGGTGTGGAAATATCGTTGGACTGGCGTAGCCACCTCTTGGATTGTCGGCGTCATTTGTGCGGTGGTTGTTTGGATACTTCCGGATCGATATGAGGCCAATGCTCGTATCTTTGTGGACACGCAATCCATCTTGAAGCCCTTGATGTCGGGCTTGGCGGTGCAGCCCAATATCGAGCAGCAAGTCACCATGCTGAGCCGAACCTTGATCAGCCGTCCGAATGTTGAAAAGCTGGTTCGGATGGCTGATCTGGATTTGAAGAATCAGTCCAAGGCACAGCAAGAGGCCACCATTGAGAAAGTAACCAAGAGCCTGTCGATCCAGAGCACGGCTCGCGACAATCTGTACACCTTGGCCTACCGCGACAATGATCCTGAAACTGCCAAGCGGGTGGTTCAGTCTCTGGTCTCGATCTTCGTGGAATCGAGTCTGGGCGCCAGCCGCAAGGATGCGGCTACGGCCACCTCCTTCATCAACGAGCAGATCAAGTCGTACGAAGCCAAGCTGGAGGAGGCCGAAAGCCGCCTGAAAGAGTTCCGCCTGCGGAACATCCAGAACATGTCAGGTGACGGCAAGGATGCTGCCAGCCGACTGGGTGAACTCAGTGCTCAGTTGGAGCGTGCTCGTCTGGAGTACCGTGAGGCCGTCAATGCGCGCGACGCCGCCAAGGCCCAGCTGACTCAGGAGCGCTCCGGAAACACGAGCTCGCCCGTCAAGGCCTTGTTGCAAGAGGGGGACGCCGTGGTGGCGACGCCCGAGATCGACTCTCGCATCGATGCCCAGCGTCGCAACCTTGACGCCTTGCTGCAGCGCTACACCGATCAGCATCCCGATGTGATCGGAGCTCGTAAGCTGATCAAAGATCTGGAGTCGCAGAAAGCCAAGGAAGTCGCTGAGTTGCGAAAGGCAGCTGCCGCAGCGGCGGCTGCGCCCGCACCATTGGGTGGTAACAGCGGCAGCTTGGCCTACCAAGAAATGAACCGCTTGCTGGCCACCAGTGAGGTTCAGGTGGCAGCGCTCAAGGCTCGTGTGGATGAGTATTCTTCGCGTTATGCCCAGGCTTTGTCGGCAGTCAAGACGGCGCCCCAATTGGAGTCTGAGGCCGCGCAACTCAATCGTGACTATGCCATTCACAAGAAGAACTACGAGGACCTGGTGGCGCGTCGCGAATCGGCTTCAATCACTGGTGAGTTGGACGTCGCGTCCGGTGTTGCGGACTTCCGTCTGATCGATCCTCCGCGCGCCAATCCCAAGCCCGTCGCGCCCAATCGTCTCTTGCTGTTGGTGGGTGCATTGCTGGTTTCCCTTGTGGCCGGCGTGCTTGCCGCATTTGCCGTCAGCCAGTTGCGCCCGGTTTTCCATGACACCTTGGAAATGCGTGCTCGTCTGGATGTGCCAATCTTGGGTGTGGTGACCCGCTTGGTGTCCGAGGCGGACAAGCGCAACCAACGTTCCGACCTGATCCGCTTTGGCGCAGCAACCGGTGGTTTGGTGGGAATGTATGTCCTGGGCCTGACGGCGCTGGCAATCATGTTGAGCAGGCAGGTGGTCTGA
- a CDS encoding TIGR03016 family PEP-CTERM system-associated outer membrane protein yields the protein MPIRNFHAREWGLQPGVVAVACLLSASAVWAQDESGASSKLSTSGRPSVLVEPRFGVMQTWTDNNRLSRTDKDAALLTTLTPGISISTTRGAVRGSLDYSLNGIVYTKSEEKARVQHSLAAKGVAELIDSLFFVDASASISQQAASAFGVQTVDPSLANANRRETATVSLSPRLQGRLGSLANFEFRANTSATNVSDAVIGDSHANGGSLRISRAGRAALMWSVDASTQKSSFKTGAQNRVSSVTGSLNYKPDIDWQLGVLAGRERSDLKDFVLRNSWTYGANLSWTPSLRTKVSADFQSHDYGDSFTYNLEHRWSRSALRFSDSQSVNAASFQNAGAPRSNYDLYFFQFASLVPDPAQRDVFVRNFLRAQGLTPDALANSAVVDTGPTVLRNQLLSYTLQGVRTTITTTASRSNNRRLASASASAGDFAATGRVLQRSLSLNVSHNLTPTSSAVLSVLQQESEGDSAAQTTTLRSISASWNCRLGTRTNFTLGARAAHSGGLISYRENAMFANLVQQF from the coding sequence ATGCCGATTCGAAATTTTCATGCGCGGGAGTGGGGCTTGCAGCCGGGAGTCGTGGCCGTGGCTTGCCTGCTGAGCGCGTCTGCCGTTTGGGCGCAGGACGAATCGGGGGCGTCGAGCAAGCTTTCGACCTCGGGGCGGCCCTCGGTTCTGGTGGAGCCGCGTTTTGGGGTCATGCAGACCTGGACCGACAACAATCGTCTGAGCCGCACCGATAAAGACGCGGCGCTCCTGACGACCTTGACACCCGGCATCTCCATCAGCACGACACGCGGTGCCGTGCGAGGCTCGCTGGACTATTCGCTCAATGGCATCGTTTACACAAAGAGCGAAGAGAAGGCCCGCGTGCAACACAGCTTGGCGGCGAAAGGCGTGGCTGAGCTGATTGATAGCTTGTTCTTTGTCGATGCAAGCGCGAGCATTTCGCAGCAGGCTGCCTCGGCATTTGGCGTCCAAACCGTGGATCCGTCGCTGGCCAATGCCAATCGACGTGAAACTGCCACGGTGAGCTTGTCTCCGCGTTTGCAAGGGCGTCTTGGCAGCCTTGCCAACTTCGAGTTTCGGGCCAACACCTCGGCCACGAATGTCTCAGACGCCGTCATTGGTGACAGCCATGCCAATGGAGGCAGCTTGCGCATCAGTCGCGCGGGGCGCGCGGCGCTGATGTGGTCGGTGGATGCCTCGACTCAGAAGTCCAGCTTCAAGACGGGGGCGCAGAACCGGGTCAGCAGTGTGACCGGCAGCCTGAACTACAAACCCGATATCGACTGGCAACTGGGTGTGCTGGCCGGACGTGAGCGCAGTGATTTGAAGGATTTCGTGCTGCGCAACAGCTGGACGTATGGCGCCAATCTCAGTTGGACACCTTCGCTGCGCACCAAGGTTTCGGCGGATTTCCAGTCTCACGATTACGGCGACTCGTTCACTTACAACCTGGAGCACCGCTGGTCGCGTTCTGCCCTGCGCTTCTCGGATTCACAGTCCGTCAACGCGGCGAGCTTCCAGAACGCCGGCGCGCCGCGCAGCAACTACGACCTGTATTTTTTCCAGTTCGCCTCTTTGGTGCCTGATCCGGCGCAGCGCGATGTGTTTGTGCGCAATTTTCTGCGCGCTCAGGGTTTGACGCCCGATGCTTTGGCCAACAGCGCCGTGGTTGACACCGGCCCGACTGTGCTCCGCAACCAATTGCTGTCCTACACCCTGCAAGGGGTGAGAACCACCATCACGACGACCGCCAGCCGAAGCAACAACCGGCGCTTGGCCTCAGCCAGCGCGAGTGCTGGTGATTTTGCCGCCACGGGCCGTGTGCTCCAGCGCAGTCTCAGCTTGAATGTTTCGCACAACCTGACGCCCACGTCGAGCGCCGTGCTCAGCGTCTTGCAGCAGGAGAGCGAAGGCGATTCGGCGGCTCAGACCACCACGCTGCGATCCATTTCGGCGAGCTGGAATTGCCGACTCGGTACCCGGACCAACTTCACACTGGGCGCGCGAGCTGCGCACTCGGGCGGGTTGATTTCCTATCGCGAAAACGCCATGTTCGCCAACCTCGTCCAGCAGTTCTGA
- a CDS encoding XrtA-associated tyrosine autokinase — MSSLIEQAAQRLEQLRQAGVVLPNDAQAMPQTNPVSFAGDGTDLASLAVATVQAKPEEFHASSKRVDLDLEALAAQGFLTPNAARSHMADQYRVIKRPLIKNAMGKGVASLNHGNLIMVTSALAGEGKSFTSLNLALSIAAELDNTVMLVDADVARPSVLRMLGLPQGPGLLDVLEESVDMSSVLLRTNVDKLTLLPSGTPHARATELLASDAMSHLLDDMARRYPDRIIIFDSPPLLLTTESRVLASHMGQIVVVVHAEKTAQSAVQQALATIESCPLKMLLLNQANANSSGGYGSGGYGYGYGYGTEDTAS, encoded by the coding sequence ATGAGCAGTCTGATTGAACAAGCGGCCCAGCGACTGGAGCAGCTGCGGCAAGCCGGCGTGGTGTTGCCCAATGATGCGCAGGCCATGCCACAGACCAACCCCGTTTCTTTTGCCGGCGATGGCACAGACTTGGCCTCGCTGGCTGTGGCTACGGTCCAGGCCAAACCGGAGGAGTTTCATGCCTCGTCCAAGCGGGTCGATCTGGATTTGGAGGCTTTGGCTGCTCAAGGCTTCTTGACACCCAATGCGGCGCGCTCCCATATGGCGGATCAATATCGCGTCATCAAGCGCCCTCTGATCAAAAACGCCATGGGCAAAGGCGTGGCCAGTCTCAATCATGGCAATCTGATCATGGTGACCAGCGCCTTGGCGGGCGAGGGCAAGAGCTTTACGTCGCTGAATCTGGCATTGAGCATTGCGGCGGAACTGGACAACACGGTGATGCTGGTGGATGCCGACGTTGCCCGTCCCTCGGTTTTGCGCATGTTGGGTCTGCCTCAAGGCCCGGGTCTGCTGGACGTGTTGGAGGAGTCGGTGGACATGTCCAGCGTCCTGCTTCGCACCAATGTTGACAAGCTCACCTTGCTACCGAGCGGCACGCCTCATGCCCGCGCGACCGAACTCTTGGCCAGCGATGCCATGAGCCATCTGCTGGACGATATGGCGCGGCGTTATCCCGATCGGATCATCATTTTTGATTCGCCGCCGCTGCTCTTGACCACAGAGTCTCGCGTTCTGGCATCGCATATGGGGCAGATCGTGGTGGTGGTTCACGCTGAGAAGACGGCACAGAGTGCAGTGCAGCAAGCTCTGGCGACTATCGAATCCTGCCCGCTGAAGATGCTGTTGTTGAATCAGGCCAATGCGAACAGTTCGGGCGGCTATGGCAGTGGTGGCTACGGCTACGGCTATGGCTATGGCACCGAAGATACGGCCAGCTGA